A single region of the Phalacrocorax carbo chromosome 4, bPhaCar2.1, whole genome shotgun sequence genome encodes:
- the SPR gene encoding sepiapterin reductase has product MEPGAGPGPGPGPGRWGPAAFVLTGASRGFGRSLARLLAPRLGEGSLLLLLARSAAPLAELAAELRDGGTGLRVECVAADLGCDEGLRRAAAALREALPSAPPGRLLLVNNAGSLGDVSKSFLDLTDPDEVNSYLAFNVTSALCLTSTALKAFGKRPGSSRTVVNISSLCAVKPFKNWALYCSGKASRDMMFQVLALEEPDVRVLNYAPGPLDTDMQLLARTKTGDPEMRQYFQSLQESRQLIDCTVSAQKLVNLLEEDTFCSGAHVDFYDI; this is encoded by the exons ATGgagccgggagcggggccggggccggggccggggccggggcgctgGGGCCCGGCCGCCTTCGTGCTCACCGGCGCTTCCCGGGGCTTCGGCCGGAGCCTGGCGCGGCTGCTGGCCCCGCGGCTCGGCGAAggctcgctgctgctgctgctggcgcgCTCGGCGGCGCCGCTGGCCGAGCTGGCGGCCGAGCTGCGGGATGGCGGCACCGGGCTGCGGGTGGAGTGCGTGGCCGCCGACCTGGGCTGCGACGaggggctgcggcgggcggcCGCTGCCCTGCGGGAGGCGCTGCCCTccgcgccgcccggccgccTGCTCCTCGTCAACAACGCCG GCTCCCTGGGGGACGTCTCCAAATCCTTCCTCGATCTCACTGACCCAGACGAGGTCAACAGCTACCTTGCCTTCAATGTCACCTCGGCGCTTTGCCTCACCTCCACTGCCCTGAAAGCCTTCGGGAAGCGTCCCGGCTCGAGCAGGACGGTGGTGAACATCTCCTCGCTCTGTGCTGTGAAGCCCTTCAAGAACTGGGCGCTGTATTGCAGCGGGAAGGCTTCCCGGGACATGATGTTCCAGGTCCTGGCACTGGAGGAGCCTGATGTCCGTGTGCTTAACTACGCCCCAG GTCCTCTGGACACGGACATGCAGCTCTTGGCCCGGACTAAGACAGGAGACCCTGAGATGCGTCAGTATTTCCAAAGCctgcaggagagcaggcagctgaTAGACTGCACTGTGTCAGCCCAGAAGCTGGTGAATCTCCTGGAGGAGGACACCTTCTGCTCCGGCGCCCACGTGGATTTCTACGACATCTGA
- the EMX1 gene encoding homeobox protein EMX1, protein MFQPSAKRCFTIESLVGKDTPLGPEDPPHPPRPAALAYPGPAATDAAAAAFAPGFQGAAAGRALYGSAELVFPEAVGHPALPVGPHQLGGSALPHPHSFFGPQHRDPLNFYPWVLRNRFFGHRFQGSEVSQESLLLHGPFARKPKRIRTAFSPSQLLRLERAFEKNHYVVGAERKQLASSLSLSETQVKVWFQNRRTKYKRQKLEEEGPDSDQKKKGSHHINRWRLATKQSSGEDIDVTSND, encoded by the exons ATGTTCCAGCCGTCCGCCAAGCGCTGCTTCACCATCGAGTCTCTGGTGGGCAAAGACACCCCGCTGGGCCCCGAggaccccccgcaccccccgcgccccgcagcCCTCGCCtaccccggccccgccgccaccgacgccgccgccgccgccttcgcCCCCGGCTTCCAgggagccgccgccggccgggcccTCTACGGCAGCGCCGAGCTCGTCTTCCCCGAGGCCGTGGGGCACCCGGCGCTGCCCGTCGGGCCCCATCAGCTGGGGGGTTCGGCCCTCCCGCACCCCCATTCCTTCTTCGGGCCGCAACACCGCGACCCGCTCAACTTCTACCCCTGGGTGTTGCGGAATCGCTTCTTCGGGCACCGCTTCCAAG GGAGCGAGGTGTCCCAGGAGAGCCTGCTGCTCCACGGCCCCTTCGCCCGGAAACCCAAGCGCATCCGCACCGCCTTCTCGCCGTCGCAGCTCCTGCGGCTGGAGCGGGCCTTCGAGAAGAACCACTACGTGGTGGGCGCCGAGCGCAAGCAGCTGGCCAGCAGCCTCAGCCTCTCCGAGACCCAG gtGAAAGTGTGGTTCCAGAACAGGCGGACGAAATACAAACGGCAgaagctggaggaggaaggaccCGACTCGGATCAGAAGAAGAAAGGTTCCCACCACATCAACCGATGGCGCCTCGCCACCAAGCAGTCGAGCGGAGAAGACATCGACGTCACCTCCAACGACtaa